A part of Pirellulaceae bacterium genomic DNA contains:
- the hpt gene encoding hypoxanthine phosphoribosyltransferase, which yields MRELLSEEQLRAGVDEMAAEIMERYGESPITIVAVMTGSLVMLADLIRRLTMPVRVSLIQASSYRGGTKPGDLWIKADMMLDVTDRDVLIVDDIFDTGKTLKAVVECIDSMRPRSVATVVLLHKVGKNMVDVQPDFAAFRIPDEFVVGYGLDYRDLYRNLPFLAVLEESDIQSVSAE from the coding sequence GTGAGAGAGCTGTTGAGCGAAGAACAATTGCGCGCGGGTGTGGACGAAATGGCCGCAGAAATCATGGAGCGGTACGGCGAATCTCCGATTACCATAGTGGCGGTGATGACCGGCAGTCTGGTGATGCTGGCTGATTTGATTCGTCGCTTGACGATGCCGGTTCGCGTCAGTTTGATTCAAGCCAGCAGTTATCGTGGTGGTACGAAGCCTGGCGATTTGTGGATCAAGGCTGACATGATGTTGGACGTCACAGATCGTGATGTGTTGATTGTCGATGATATTTTTGATACCGGCAAGACGCTCAAGGCTGTCGTGGAGTGCATCGACTCCATGCGACCCAGGAGCGTCGCCACGGTAGTACTGTTGCACAAGGTCGGGAAAAACATGGTGGATGTACAGCCGGATTTCGCTGCGTTTCGCATTCCCGATGAATTCGTAGTGGGCTACGGTTTGGACTATCGCGATCTGTACCGCAATTTGCCATTTTTGGCTGTGTTGGAGGAAAGCGATATA